The DNA sequence ACCCAAAAACCGCTTACACCTTCTTTCTTCCTTCTATAAATACCATCCTctcctttttcttttttcatTTACGCAAACACTTCTCTCTCCTTTACTTCTTTTCCATTCGTTATCGCCATGCATGTAAGCATTTTGTGAGAGTTTTGCTTCGCTCTTTCGTATTCCTTGTTCGAATTTCATGACTGTCTTGTTCATTCGACCTTTAATCTCTGTAGTTTGTAGATTTTGCATGGCCTTTGCAATGGTTTTGTGCTTGATTTGCGTATTTAGCACGGATTTTGGTAGTATTGTATGCGAGTAAGTGGGTTTTTGTAGTGTAAATAGTTGTAGAGCCCGGGGCGTGTTCTTGGTATATGCTTTCTgctgtatatgtatgtatatgctGCAGATCTTGTTTTTGGGTAAGATACGTACATGATTTGTTTCTAAACTTGTTCTATTTTTTTTGTCTTGTTTTGTTGTTGGGTTCGGGTTTGGCATTGACTCCGGGTTGCGTTTACATAGACACGTGTAGTATATGCCAGGTAGTCGTTTTAAGCGTATTGCTACTCTTAGGAATCGGTATCCCGAGCGTCCTGTCGGGTTAGGTGAACTTAACTCCTTCTACCCCTCTTCCTCTTCCAGCTGCAGTTCAGTAGAAATGCCTCCCCGGGTTAACCCGCCTCAACAAGTTTTAGCTCAGACCCTAGTATTAGGTCCCGGGGGTAGTTTAATTTTATTATGCTCTGTTTCCTTCATATTGATTCGCATGTTTAGAGCTTCGGACTTggacacatgggctgtgttttagtggaccccgggatggggtaaaaTTTTAACTTTACTAAAGTTTTATCAATACTCATGTGGCTGAGCTTTTATAGGACCCCAGGTAGGGGTAATTTTCAACgatagaaaaatattttataaatacaCGTTGGTTGTGTTTTGCggtccccgggatggggtaaTTAGATTTAACTCATGGGTTGAGTTTTTATAGGACCCCGGGCAGGGGTAAATCTCCATTTGATAGAAATTTtaaagtacacatgggctgtgtttttgcAGACCCCGGGTTGGGGTAAAAACATTTAACTTTGAGAATTTTTATAAGTACTCATGGGTTGAGTTTTTATAGGACCCCAGGCAGAGGTAAATCTCCATTTGATAGAAATTTtaaagtacacatgggctgtgtttttgcAGACCCTGGGTTGGGGTAAAAACATTTAACTTTGAGAATTTTTATAAGTACTCATGGGTTGAGTTTTTATAGGACCCCAGGCAGAGGTAAATCTCCATTTGATAGAAATTTTtaaagtacacatgggctgtgtttttaAATCTGATTGTCAGTAAATAATCGACATAATGAAATTGATTCGAGCTATGGAACGCTTAAAGCAGAGTTTTTCATTCATATTAAGAGCAAAGATTACATTCTGGGGTGAGTGAGGACAGTGCTTACATCAAAATATCATAATATAGATGTAGATGTGTTTCCCGGGTGTGCACCTTTTCCTTattggtagaatttccttaggcGGGTTCCATGCCAGGTGTTGGGGACCTCGGTTCCGCTGAGGTAGCTTAGCTTGTAAGTTCCTGGACGGATCACTTCTTTGACTATATAAGGGCCTTCCCAGTTTGGCTGTAGTTTTCCCTGGTTAGTTGGGTTCGAGGCTTCAGTGTCCCGGAGTACTAGATCTCCTCCCACATATTCCCGTATTCTGGCTTTCTTCGTAAAGTAAAGCTTTGTTTTTTCCTTGTAGCTTTCCATTTTTTTTACGGCCCGATCTCTTACCTCGTCCAGGAATTCGAGGTTGGTCCTGAGGCCTTCTATGTTGGAGACCTCGTCAAAGTTGGTCACTCTGTGAGAAGGGGATCCGGTCTCTATCGGTAACTGGGCTTCAGTACCGTAGGCGAGCTTGAATGGAGTCTCTCCGGTTCCCGTCCGGGGGGTAGTTCTGTATGACCATAGAACCTTCGGGAGTTCATCCGACCAGTTCTTTTTAGAGTCTTCCAGTCTCTTTTCCAGACCTCGGAGTATAATTCTGTTTGTGACCTCAACTTGTCCATTCCCTTGTGGATGGGCAACATATGCTTTTTTGTGTTTGATCCCGAGTTCTTTTAGATAGGTTTCAAAATCTGAACCCACGAACTGCGGACCATTGTCCGAGATTAGGACCatcgggatcccgaacctcattaCAATCGTGTCTACAAATTTGATGCAGTCTTATTGGTTAATGGTTCGCATAGCCTTGGCCTCCGCCCACTTAGTCATATAATCTATTGCTACCAGGACATAACAGAGATCCCCTTTCGCTCGAGGGAAATGACCCATGATGTCAATTCCCCAGACAGCGAATGGGATCGGTGAGAGAACTGATCCCGGGAGGCTTGACCCCTGTTTTGGTACGTTGCTGAACTTCTGGCACTTACTGCATTTTTTGACATAGGCGAATGAATCAGCGTGGATTGTTGGCCAGTAATAgccttgtctgatgactttgtaGGCTAGAGCTTTAGCCGCTAGGTGATCCCCGCAGATCCCTTCATGAACCTCCCGGAGGCAGTAATGCGCTTCCTCCGGATCAACGCACTTTAGAGTTGGTGCAGAGAAAGTTCTCCGGTATAACTGATTGTTTTCTAGAAAGAAGCGTGCAGCCTTATACTTGAGGTACCGGGCTTTGTTCTGATCTTCCGGCAGGGTACCGTCCTCGAGGTAGGCTATGTAGGGCGTCATCCAATTCTCCGGGCTGCTAACACAAAACACTTCTTGTCTATCGGTGCTGGGGGCTCCGAGTTCCTCGAAGTAAACCGAACTGCTTAAATCTGAAGTATTCTGGACGAGCTTGGACAGCTCGTCTGCTTTTGCATTTTCCTCTCTGTTTACCTGCAAGATGGTCGAGTCCGGGATGGTTTCCAGGATTGCTCTAACCATTTCCTGATATCGGGCCAATTTAGGATCTTTTGCGACATATTCACCATTGGTTTGTCTTACCACGATCTGAGAATCGCTGTAGATTGTTAACCTCCTTACTCCAAGGGATTTGGCTAGCCTAAGCCCGGAGAGTAGGGCTTCATATTCagcctggttgtttgttgctttGAAGGCGAAGGTGATGGCCTGCTGAATTACGAATCCATCCGGGCTGGAGAGGATCAGACCGGCTCCGCACTTTTCGGCTGTGGCCGAGCCATCAACATATAGCGTCCAAAGGTCCCGGTTGTTAGACTCTTTTTTTTCTTTGGAACTGGTTTCAGGCGTTTCGGGGGTTTCTGGGAAAGTACATTCCATGACAAACTcggccaatgcctgggcttttatggttGTCCTCGGGATGAATTTGATGTTGAATTGGCTCAATTCAATTGCCCAATTGACTAATCTCCCGGAGGCGTCCGGTTTGTGGATGATTTTGCGAAGTGGTTGATTGGTGATTACTCTGATTTCCCTGCCTTGGAAGTATTGTCTTAGCTTTCTGCTCGAGTGTACGAGGGCCGGTGTGAATTTTTCCAGGTTGGGGTACCGGGTTTCGGCATCTTTCAGGACTTGGCTCGCATAATATACCGGGGTCTGTGTGCCATTCTCCTCCCTGATGAGTGCGGAGGATACTGCTCTCTCCCCGGCTGCGATGTATAGGTAAAGGGGCTCCCCGGGCTTTGCTTTTGATAAAATAGGCGGGTTCATCAAATGTCGCTTTACTTCTTCGAACGTTGTTTGACAGTCCGGGGTCCACTCTATTAGCTTTTTGTTTTGGGCCCCTTTCAACAGTTCGAAGAATGGTAGACATTTTTCTGCCAACTTTGGAATAAATCTTCGAAGTGCCGCTAGGCATCCTGAGAGCTTTTGGATGTCTTTTTGAGTTCGGGGAACTGTCATTTCCATTATAGCTTTGATCTTCTCTGGGTTGGCCTCTATTCCTCTTTCGCTGACCAGAAAGCCTAAAAACTTCCCGGAAGGGACCCCGAACGTGCATTTTTCCGGATTCAGCTTCATGTTGTACTTTCTCAAGTTTTCGAAACACTCCCGAAGGTCCTGGATGTGTTCTGAGGTTGTGACCGACTTGGCGATCATGTCATCAACGTAAGATTCCATGTTCCTGCCCAGTTGCTCTTTAAAGATGGTATTCATCATTTTTTGGTATGTTGCCCCGGCGTTGATTAACCCAAACGGCATCATAACAAAAGCGTAGACGGCCCGGTGTGTGATGAATGCCGTTTTTGCAATGTCTGCCGGATTCATCTTGACCTGGTTGTAACCCGAGAAGGCATCCATAAAACTTAACATGACATGGCCCGAGGTCGCGTCTATCAGCTGGTCAATATTGGGCAGGGGGTAAGAGTCTATAGGACATGCTGAATTGAGGTTTGTATAATCCACGCACATTCGCCACTTGCCGTTGGGTTTTTTGACCAGCACAACGTTTGCTAGCCAGTCCGGATACTTAATTTCACAGATTATGTCTGCCTTTAACAACTTCTCGAATTCTTGGTCGATTGCCTGTTGCCTTTCCGGGGCGAAGTTCCTTCGCTTTTGTTTGATTGGTTTTTGCTTTGGATCTACATCCAGACTGTGCATGGCCACGGATTCATCGATTCCTGGCATGTCTTCCGGGGACCAGGCGAATACGTCAGCGTGTTCTTTTAGTAGGCCGATAAGCTCCTTTT is a window from the Apium graveolens cultivar Ventura chromosome 1, ASM990537v1, whole genome shotgun sequence genome containing:
- the LOC141714518 gene encoding uncharacterized protein LOC141714518, whose amino-acid sequence is MVLISDNGPQFVGSDFETYLKELGIKHKKAYVAHPQGNGQVEVTNRIILRGLEKRLEDSKKNWSDELPKVLWSYRTTPRTGTGETPFKLAYGTEAQLPIETGSPSHRVTNFDEVSNIEGLRTNLEFLDEVRDRAVKKMESYKEKTKLYFTKKARIREYVGGDLVLRDTEASNPTNQGKLQPNWEGPYIVKEVIRPGTYKLSYLSGTEVPNTWHGTRLRKFYQ